A genomic stretch from Leishmania donovani BPK282A1 complete genome, chromosome 36 includes:
- a CDS encoding small G-protein, putative has translation MLCDEEECIKVIVVGDGNVGKTCMLRRFVRGDFVEQYRKTIGAEFMEKDVFLRSSNTTVKLMLWDTAGQEVFNALTQAYYRGAGAAILTFSTVDRDSFMNIAGWKQRVESVCGPITMVLCQTKFDLSHEAVITNTEAEKLANQLGVPLFRVSTKDDFNVTQLFEFTAQQCVENSAQDEEQVEDMPKGNRLDDGKEPTAGTPAAVASSTTSDEQHGGAGVPAARAPNAAATSSSPRAAGNSSLSGDVIKHAFRKSVKSKNGGRNEKKALSSAKNSVTLKEQHGQGHHKKKQFKCSLC, from the coding sequence ATGCTGTGCGACGAAGAGGAGTGCATCAAGGTCATCGTGGTGGGCGATGGCAATGTTGGCAAGACGTGTatgctgcgccgctttgTGAGGGGCGACTTTGTCGAGCAGTACCGCAAGACCATCGGCGCCGAATTTATGGAAAAGGATGTGTTCCTGCGGTCCTCCAACACGACGGTGAAGCTCATGCTTTGGGACACCGCAGGACAGGAAGTGTTTAACGCGCTCACGCAAGCCTACtaccgcggcgccggtgccgccatcCTGACGTTTAGCACCGTCGATCGCGACAGCTTCATGAACATCGCGGGGTGGAAGCAGCGGGTCGAGTCCGTCTGTGGCCCTATTACGATGGTCTTGTGCCAGACAAAGTTCGACCTCTCTCACGAGGCCGTCATTACGAAtacggaggcggagaagctAGCCAACCAGCTCGGGGTGCCGCTTTTCCGCGTGTCCACTAAGGATGACTTTAATGTAACGCAGCTGTTCGAGTtcacggcgcagcagtgcgtcGAAAACTCGGCGCAGGATGAGGAGCAAGTCGAAGACATGCCGAAAGGTAATCGCTTAGATGACGGAAAGGAACCGACGGCAGGGACGCCCGCAGCGGTAGCGTCTTCGACGACCTCGGATGAACAGcatggtggcgctggtgtgCCTGCCGCACGAGCGCCTAACGCGGCGGCCACGTCCTCATCTCCACGAGCTGCCGGGAATTCGAGTTTGAGCGGCGATGTCATAAAGCACGCTTTCAGGAAATCGGTCAAGTCAAAGAACGGGGGCAGGAACGAAAAGAAGGCGTTGTCTAGCGCGAAAAACAGTGTGACGCTTAAGGAGCAGCACGGGCAGGGACATCACAAGAAAAAGCAGTTCAAGTGCTCCCTCTGCTAG